One Orrella dioscoreae genomic window carries:
- a CDS encoding LysR family transcriptional regulator — MSTTPPPSALHRSLLNRLRYKHLHMLVALGSSQNLHRASLALHMSQPAATRMLHEIEDMFGCQLFERLPRGMRPTALGRQLLRFAEASITGLDRCAEDLAVRQQGGYGYLAIGTIMGAAPDLVMTAVARIKAMHPQLRIRIMGDTSDQLLRLLDQRQIDLAIGRRNPSADSGPYVFEELGNERLILVVRSGHPLARRRKLSWDEMVQDWPWILQPTASPARIALDQLLQRLVLPAPADVIECGSVYSMQQLVQLTDAIMLLSESALKDYLRMGIVKALPVKLDLPLAPFGILTRADEAMTDEQARFIQLMKDEAA, encoded by the coding sequence ATGTCGACGACGCCACCGCCTTCCGCGCTGCATCGCAGCCTGCTGAACCGTCTGCGCTACAAGCACCTGCACATGCTCGTCGCGCTTGGGTCCAGCCAGAACCTGCACAGGGCCTCACTCGCGTTGCACATGTCCCAGCCGGCGGCTACCCGCATGCTGCACGAGATCGAAGACATGTTCGGCTGCCAGCTGTTCGAGCGGCTGCCGCGCGGCATGCGGCCCACCGCGCTGGGCAGACAGCTGCTGCGGTTCGCGGAGGCCTCCATCACCGGGCTGGACCGTTGCGCGGAAGACCTGGCGGTGCGCCAGCAAGGCGGCTATGGCTATCTGGCGATCGGCACCATCATGGGCGCGGCGCCGGACCTGGTGATGACGGCGGTGGCCCGGATCAAGGCCATGCACCCCCAATTGCGCATCCGCATCATGGGGGACACCAGCGATCAGTTGCTGCGCCTGCTGGACCAGCGCCAGATCGACCTGGCCATCGGGCGGCGCAATCCGAGCGCGGATAGCGGTCCCTATGTATTCGAGGAGCTTGGCAACGAGCGGCTGATCCTGGTGGTGCGTAGCGGACATCCACTGGCGCGGCGGCGCAAGCTGAGCTGGGACGAGATGGTGCAGGATTGGCCTTGGATTCTCCAGCCGACCGCCAGCCCCGCGCGCATCGCGCTGGACCAACTGCTGCAGCGCCTGGTGTTGCCCGCGCCCGCCGACGTCATCGAGTGCGGTTCCGTGTATTCCATGCAGCAGCTGGTGCAATTGACCGATGCCATCATGCTGCTGTCCGAGTCGGCGCTGAAGGACTATCTGCGCATGGGCATCGTGAAGGCCTTGCCGGTGAAGCTGGATCTCCCGCTGGCGCCATTCGGCATCCTGACGCGCGCGGACGAGGCAATGACGGATGAGCAGGCCCGCTTCATCCAATTGATGAAGGACGAGGCAGCCTGA
- a CDS encoding MFS transporter yields the protein MNKLPAPLLAKISWRLLPFLLLMYILAFLDRANVGFAKAAFQADTGISNAAFALGAGIFFAGYALLEVPSNLIMHRVGARIWMCRIMVTWGLVSTAMMFAHDETTFYILRFLLGVAEAGFFPGVILYLTYWFPAAHRGQAMGFFYFGAPLAFILGSPLSGLLLEMDGIANLFGWQWMFAVTGIVTVAVGIWAYFYLNNRPADATWLSDDERTLLQDILDREERAKGPQSHSLLAALTQPAVLYLALIYLLIQASVYGVVFYLPTQVAGLLGMKVGWLVGLVTAIPWICALLAAWLVPGYADRTQQHRRVASITLVVAALGMAVSVSFNSPLIGIAALCFAAAGFISVQPVFWTFPSSTLSGSAAAGGIALINSMGAVGGFTAPIVKNWIEGALQSPAAGLYLLATTTLLAAILVLGVRARANSALQPAN from the coding sequence GTGAACAAGCTCCCCGCCCCCCTGCTCGCCAAGATTTCCTGGCGCCTGCTGCCATTCCTCCTGTTGATGTACATCCTGGCCTTCCTGGACCGCGCCAACGTCGGATTCGCCAAGGCGGCATTCCAGGCCGACACGGGCATCAGCAATGCCGCCTTCGCACTGGGTGCGGGCATCTTCTTCGCCGGCTATGCCCTGCTCGAGGTTCCCAGCAACCTCATCATGCATCGCGTGGGCGCCCGCATCTGGATGTGCCGCATCATGGTGACGTGGGGACTCGTGTCCACCGCGATGATGTTCGCGCACGACGAGACGACCTTCTACATCCTGCGCTTCCTGCTGGGCGTGGCCGAGGCCGGCTTCTTCCCCGGCGTCATCCTGTACCTGACCTATTGGTTCCCGGCGGCGCACCGCGGGCAAGCCATGGGCTTCTTCTATTTCGGCGCGCCCCTCGCCTTCATCCTCGGCAGTCCGCTATCGGGCCTGCTGCTGGAAATGGACGGCATCGCCAACCTGTTCGGCTGGCAGTGGATGTTCGCCGTGACCGGGATCGTGACCGTGGCCGTGGGCATCTGGGCGTACTTCTACCTGAACAACCGTCCTGCCGACGCCACGTGGCTCAGTGACGACGAGCGCACGCTGCTGCAGGACATCCTGGACCGCGAGGAGCGCGCCAAGGGCCCCCAATCGCACAGCCTGCTGGCCGCGCTGACGCAACCCGCCGTGCTGTATCTCGCGCTGATCTACCTGCTGATCCAGGCCAGCGTCTATGGCGTCGTGTTCTACCTGCCGACGCAGGTGGCAGGCCTCCTGGGCATGAAGGTGGGCTGGCTGGTGGGCCTGGTCACGGCCATTCCCTGGATCTGCGCGCTGCTCGCCGCCTGGCTCGTCCCCGGCTATGCCGACCGCACGCAGCAGCACCGCCGTGTCGCCAGCATCACGCTGGTCGTGGCCGCCCTCGGCATGGCCGTGTCGGTAAGTTTCAACAGCCCCCTGATCGGCATCGCGGCCCTGTGCTTCGCCGCCGCGGGCTTCATCTCGGTGCAGCCGGTGTTCTGGACCTTCCCGTCGAGCACCTTGTCAGGAAGCGCCGCCGCGGGCGGCATTGCACTCATCAACTCGATGGGCGCGGTGGGCGGCTTCACCGCACCCATCGTCAAGAACTGGATCGAGGGCGCCCTCCAATCCCCGGCGGCAGGCCTGTACCTGCTTGCCACCACCACCCTGCTGGCCGCCATTCTGGTGCTGGGCGTGCGCGCGCGCGCCAACAGCGCCCTGCAGCCGGCCAATTGA
- the rhmD gene encoding L-rhamnonate dehydratase, which translates to MRSIPTIKQVRAYTLKGGGADYHDQSDGHWIDDHVATPMSKYPDYRQSRRSFGINVLGTLVVEIEASDGSVGFAVTTGGEPAAYIVEKHLARFLEGAKVTDIERIWDQMYFSTLYYGRKGLVINTISGVDLALWDLLGKVRQEPVHQLLGGAVRDELQFYATGARPDLAQKLGFIGGKLPLHHGPAEGEEGLRKNLEELATMRERVGPDFWLMWDCWMSLDLNYATRLAQGAREYGLKWIEEALPPDDYWGYADLRRNVPAGMMVTTGEHEATRWGFRMLLEMGCCDIIQPDVGWCGGVTELIKISALADAHQTLVIPHGSSVYSYHFVATRQNSPFAEFLMMAPKADEVVPMFHPQLLGEPVPVKGRMRLSELDKPGFGVELNPACELHRPYTH; encoded by the coding sequence ATGCGCAGCATCCCCACCATCAAGCAGGTCCGCGCCTATACCCTCAAGGGTGGCGGCGCCGACTACCACGACCAATCCGATGGCCACTGGATCGACGACCACGTCGCCACGCCGATGAGCAAGTACCCGGACTATCGCCAGAGCCGGCGCAGCTTCGGCATCAACGTGCTGGGCACGCTGGTGGTCGAGATCGAGGCCTCCGACGGCTCGGTGGGGTTCGCGGTGACCACGGGTGGCGAACCGGCAGCCTACATCGTCGAGAAGCACCTGGCGCGCTTCCTGGAGGGCGCCAAGGTCACGGACATCGAACGCATCTGGGACCAGATGTATTTCTCGACGCTGTACTACGGCCGCAAGGGCCTGGTCATCAACACGATATCCGGCGTCGACCTGGCGCTGTGGGACCTGCTTGGCAAGGTGCGCCAGGAGCCGGTGCACCAGTTGCTGGGCGGCGCGGTGCGCGACGAGCTGCAGTTCTACGCCACGGGCGCGCGCCCCGACCTGGCGCAGAAGCTGGGATTCATCGGCGGCAAGCTGCCGCTGCATCACGGCCCCGCCGAAGGCGAGGAAGGCCTGCGCAAGAACCTGGAGGAACTGGCCACCATGCGCGAGCGCGTGGGACCGGACTTCTGGCTGATGTGGGACTGCTGGATGAGCCTGGACCTGAACTACGCCACGCGCCTGGCCCAGGGGGCACGCGAATACGGCCTGAAGTGGATCGAGGAAGCGCTGCCGCCGGACGATTACTGGGGTTATGCCGACCTGCGCCGCAACGTGCCCGCCGGCATGATGGTGACCACCGGCGAGCACGAGGCCACGCGCTGGGGCTTCCGCATGCTGCTGGAGATGGGCTGCTGCGACATCATCCAGCCCGATGTGGGCTGGTGTGGCGGCGTGACGGAACTCATCAAGATCTCGGCCCTGGCCGACGCGCACCAGACCCTGGTGATTCCGCATGGTTCCAGCGTCTACAGCTATCACTTCGTCGCCACGCGCCAGAACAGCCCCTTCGCCGAGTTCCTGATGATGGCCCCCAAGGCCGACGAGGTCGTGCCGATGTTCCACCCGCAACTGCTGGGCGAGCCCGTGCCGGTCAAGGGCCGCATGCGCCTGTCCGAACTGGACAAGCCCGGCTTCGGCGTCGAACTGAATCCCGCGTGCGAACTGCATCGCCCCTACACCCACTGA
- a CDS encoding aldolase/citrate lyase family protein yields MHLPHNAFKAALKQAQPRYGIWAGMCTPYTAEILAGLGYDWVLLDGEHAPNTVPTLLGQLQAMAAYGSQPVVRPVTGDPVLIKQLLDVGAQTLMVPMVETAEQAAALVQAMRYPPHGIRGVGGGLTRATRWDAVPDYIRNAHQELCLIVQIESRLGVQNAAAIAAVEGVDAVFIGPADLSTGLGHAGDASQPEVQDAIRQAIDATRAQGKACGILAPREEDARRYLDWGCQFVAVGIDISLLRQAAQANLARYRDDAGASKAPGGVY; encoded by the coding sequence TTGCATCTTCCCCACAACGCATTCAAGGCCGCGCTGAAGCAGGCGCAGCCCCGCTACGGCATCTGGGCAGGCATGTGCACGCCCTATACCGCCGAGATCCTGGCGGGTCTTGGCTATGACTGGGTCCTGCTCGATGGCGAGCACGCGCCCAACACCGTGCCGACGCTGCTCGGCCAGTTGCAGGCCATGGCGGCTTACGGCAGCCAGCCTGTGGTGCGGCCGGTCACGGGCGATCCCGTGCTCATCAAGCAATTGCTGGACGTGGGCGCCCAGACACTGATGGTGCCGATGGTGGAGACCGCCGAACAGGCGGCCGCGCTGGTGCAGGCCATGCGCTACCCGCCTCACGGCATCCGCGGCGTGGGTGGCGGCCTGACGCGCGCCACGCGCTGGGACGCCGTGCCGGACTACATCCGCAACGCGCACCAGGAACTGTGCCTGATCGTGCAGATCGAATCGCGCCTGGGCGTGCAGAACGCGGCGGCCATCGCGGCGGTCGAGGGCGTGGACGCTGTCTTCATCGGGCCCGCGGACCTGTCCACCGGCCTGGGCCACGCCGGCGACGCCAGCCAGCCCGAGGTCCAGGACGCCATCCGCCAGGCCATCGACGCCACCCGTGCGCAAGGCAAGGCCTGCGGCATCCTTGCGCCGCGCGAGGAAGACGCGCGCCGCTACCTGGATTGGGGCTGCCAGTTCGTGGCGGTGGGCATCGACATCAGCCTGCTGCGCCAGGCCGCCCAGGCCAACCTCGCGCGCTACCGCGACGATGCCGGCGCCAGCAAGGCGCCGGGCGGCGTGTACTGA
- the aldA gene encoding aldehyde dehydrogenase: MSKTLPVLRNYINGAFQDSSTLHDVSNPATGDVLARSPQSDQADVDAAIAAARGAQKAWSRLPAIQRAGYLRGVAAKLREHAARIARTITQEQGKILGLAEVEVNFTADYLDYMAEWARRIEGEVITSDRANEMILLLRKPMGVVAGILPWNFPFFLIARKMAPALLTGNTIVIKPSEETPINCHAFTELLDQVGLPKGVFNVVYGQGATGGALSAHAGVDMISFTGSVATGERIAAAAAPHITKLNLELGGKAPAIVLADADLDLAVKAIRDSRIINTGQVCNCAERVYVERGVAEAFTARIAQAMAATRYGDPLAQADVEMGPLVNRKGLDGVAAKVRQAVADGAQVVTGGGVADLGQGFHFQPTVLANCRADMEIMRKEIFGPVLPIQIVDDLDEAIALANDCEYGLTSSIYTRDLSKAMHAIREIDFGETYVNRENFEAMQGFHAGVRKSGVGGADGKHGLYEYTHSHVVYVQS, encoded by the coding sequence ATGAGCAAGACCCTTCCCGTCCTGCGCAACTACATCAACGGCGCCTTCCAGGACAGCAGCACGCTGCACGATGTCAGCAACCCCGCCACCGGCGACGTGCTGGCACGCTCGCCCCAGTCCGACCAGGCCGACGTCGACGCGGCCATTGCCGCCGCACGCGGCGCCCAGAAGGCCTGGTCGCGCCTGCCGGCAATCCAGCGCGCCGGCTACCTGCGCGGCGTCGCCGCCAAGCTGCGCGAGCATGCCGCCCGCATCGCTCGCACCATCACGCAGGAACAGGGCAAGATCCTGGGCCTGGCGGAAGTCGAAGTGAACTTCACGGCGGATTACCTGGACTACATGGCCGAGTGGGCGCGACGCATCGAAGGCGAGGTCATCACCAGCGACCGCGCCAATGAAATGATCCTGCTGCTGCGCAAGCCCATGGGCGTGGTGGCGGGCATCCTGCCGTGGAACTTCCCCTTCTTCCTGATCGCGCGCAAGATGGCGCCGGCGCTGCTCACCGGCAACACCATCGTCATCAAGCCCAGCGAGGAAACGCCCATCAATTGCCATGCGTTCACCGAGCTGCTGGACCAGGTGGGCCTGCCCAAGGGCGTCTTCAACGTGGTCTACGGCCAGGGCGCCACGGGCGGCGCGCTGTCGGCGCATGCCGGCGTCGACATGATCAGCTTCACCGGCAGCGTCGCCACCGGCGAGCGCATCGCGGCAGCCGCCGCGCCGCACATCACCAAGCTCAATCTTGAGCTGGGCGGCAAGGCGCCGGCCATCGTGCTGGCCGACGCCGACCTGGACCTGGCCGTGAAGGCCATCCGCGACTCGCGCATCATCAACACCGGCCAGGTGTGCAATTGCGCGGAACGCGTGTACGTCGAGCGCGGCGTGGCCGAGGCATTCACCGCCCGCATCGCCCAGGCCATGGCCGCCACGCGCTACGGCGACCCGCTGGCGCAGGCCGACGTGGAAATGGGGCCGCTGGTCAACCGCAAGGGCCTGGATGGCGTGGCAGCCAAGGTGCGGCAGGCGGTGGCCGATGGCGCGCAGGTCGTCACGGGCGGCGGGGTTGCCGACCTGGGCCAGGGCTTCCACTTCCAGCCTACCGTGCTGGCGAACTGCCGCGCCGACATGGAGATCATGCGCAAGGAGATATTCGGCCCTGTGCTGCCGATCCAGATCGTCGACGACCTGGACGAGGCCATCGCGCTGGCCAACGACTGCGAGTACGGCCTGACGTCGTCGATCTATACCCGCGACCTGTCCAAGGCCATGCACGCCATCCGCGAGATCGACTTCGGCGAGACCTACGTCAACCGCGAAAACTTCGAAGCCATGCAGGGCTTCCACGCGGGGGTGCGAAAGTCCGGCGTGGGTGGGGCTGACGGCAAGCACGGGCTGTATGAGTACACGCACAGCCACGTGGTGTACGTGCAGAGCTGA